From the Candidatus Protochlamydia phocaeensis genome, one window contains:
- the recR gene encoding recombination mediator RecR yields MHYPDHLLKLIHVLKKLPGVGNKSAERFAFHLLTWPTEQLSELGHIIQATKDKLQHCSICGCLKGEEACVFCDSSRRDAQILCVIASSRDVFAIEETGEYQGLYHVLGGLLSPLEGRGPDRLSLKKLKERIISLNVKEIVMALDSTLEGDATSLFLKQELAAYPVHISRLAFGLPMGSSLDYVDGGTLARALAGRSVF; encoded by the coding sequence ATGCATTATCCAGACCACCTTTTAAAGCTTATCCACGTTTTAAAAAAATTGCCCGGTGTAGGAAACAAAAGCGCAGAGCGCTTTGCTTTCCATCTTTTAACATGGCCGACTGAACAATTAAGCGAGCTAGGACATATTATCCAAGCAACCAAGGACAAGCTTCAACATTGTTCAATTTGCGGATGCTTAAAGGGGGAAGAAGCCTGTGTCTTTTGCGACTCTTCTAGAAGGGATGCGCAGATCCTTTGCGTCATTGCTTCTTCACGAGATGTGTTTGCAATTGAGGAAACGGGCGAATATCAAGGTTTATATCATGTCCTGGGCGGACTGCTTTCTCCCTTAGAGGGACGAGGGCCTGATAGGCTATCTTTAAAAAAATTAAAAGAGCGTATTATTTCTTTAAATGTTAAGGAAATTGTCATGGCATTGGATTCTACTCTAGAAGGAGATGCCACTTCCTTATTTCTCAAGCAGGAGCTAGCAGCCTATCCTGTTCATATTTCGCGGTTGGCTTTCGGCTTGCCCATGGGAAGTTCGCTTGATTATGTAGATGGCGGAACGCTTGCGCGCGCTTTAGCCGGAAGAAGTGTTTTTTAG